One genomic segment of Desmodus rotundus isolate HL8 chromosome 5, HLdesRot8A.1, whole genome shotgun sequence includes these proteins:
- the OR52W1 gene encoding olfactory receptor 52W1 gives MAEAPQPNSTSPRPAFFLLTGIPGLGAAQAWLTLVFGPMYLLALLGNGAMLAVVQVDSTLHQPMFLLLATLAATDLGLATSIAPGLLAVLWLGPRPVPYAACLVQMFFVHALTAVESGVLLAMACDRAVAVGRPLHYSILVTKARVGYAALALALKAVAIVVPFPLLVARFEHFRGKTIGHAYCAHMAVVELVVGNTRANNLYGLALSLAVSGVDILGITGSYVLIAHAVLRLPTKEARAKAFGTCTSHICVILAFYIPGLFSYLTHRFGRHTVPKPMHILLSNIYLLLPPALNPLIYGARTKQIRDRLLETLTFRKYKF, from the coding sequence ATGGCAGAAGCTCCACAGCCCAACTCCACCTCCCCACGCCCAGCCTTCTTCCTGCTGACTGGCATTCCAGGGCTAggggctgcccaggcctggctgaCACTGGTATTTGGACCCATGTATCTGCTGGCCCTGCTGGGCAATGGAGCAATGCTGGCAGTGGTGCAGGTAGATTCCACACTGCACCAGCCCATGTTTCTACTCCTGGCCACACTGGCAGCCACAGACCTGGGCTTAGCCACATCAATagccccagggctgctggctgTGCTGTGGCTCGGGCCCCGACCTGTGCCATATGCTGCCTGCCTGGTCCAGATGTTCTTTGTCCATGCGCTGACGGCCGTGGAATCTGGTGTACTGCTGGCCATGGCCTGTGATCGTGCTGTGGCAGTAGGGCGTCCACTGCACTACTCTATCCTGGTCACCAAAGCTCGCGTGGGCTATGCAGCTCTGGCACTGGCACTGAAAGCTGTGGCTATTGTTGTGCCTTTCCCTCTGCTGGTGGCACGATTTGAACACTTCCGAGGCAAGACCATAGGCCATGCCTACTGTGCACACATGGCAGTGGTGGAGCTGGTGGTGGGTAACACTCGGGCCAACAACTTGTATGGGTTGGCGCTCTCGCTGGCCGTGTCAGGTGTAGATATTCTGGGAATCACTGGCTCTTACGTGCTCATTGCCCACGCTGTGCTACGGCTGCCTACCAAGGAGGCCCGGGCTAAGGCCTTTGGTACGTGTACTTCCCATATCTGCGTCATCCTGGCTTTCTACATACCTGGTCTCTTCTCCTACCTCACACACCGTTTTGGTCGCCACACTGTCCCAAAGCCCATGCACATCCTTCTCTCTAACATCTATTTgctgctgccccctgccctcaACCCTCTCATCTATGGGGCCCGCACCAAGCAGATCAGGGACAGGCTCCTGGAAACCTTAACATTCAGAAAATACAAATTCTAA